The genomic interval CTGATTATGGCGGGCTGGATGCGTCGCGTCACCCAAGTGTTGATTGACGCCTTCCCCCAGCGCTGCCTGAACATTCACCCCAGTCTGTTGCCGAGCTTTCCCGGCACCCATGCCGTGGAACAGGCCCTAGCTGCTGGAGTGGCGATCGCTGGCTGTACGGTGCATCGGGTGGAGTTAAAAGTAGACAGCGGCCCAATCATTATGCAGGCCGCCGTGCCGATCCTTCCTGGCGACAGCGCCGACACTCTTCACCCTCGCGTGCAGGTGCAGGAACATCGACTCTATCCAGCAGCGATCGCTCTGACGGCCTGGCAAAATTTGCAGCATGGTCACAAAATCTAAGCCACGCTTCTTCTTGTCCTCGTTGAGTCCCTACCGTTTGAATCCGTGGCCTAGAGGATCTAGTCTGGTTGACGGACACCCCTCGAAGACCCTCACCCCAAACCCCTCTCCCAGGGCGGACGAGGGGCTTTGAAAACCTTCCTTGCTCCCCTTCTCCCCTTGTGGGAGAAGGGGCTGGGGGATGAGGGGAAACGAGGGGGCAGTCCATCAGGGATCTGGTTAAACCCGAGTGCGATCGGTGAGGATCTCGTAGCCGTTCTCGGTGACCAGCACCGTATGTTCAAACTGGGCCGATAGGCTGCGATCCACCGTCACCACTGTCCAGCGATCGGCGAGGGTGCGGGTAAACTTCGAGCCAGCATTCAAAATCGGCTCGATCGCCAGGGTCATCCCGGCTTTTAATTTCACATTGGGCAAATCATGGGTGCGCACGTTAAACACCGACGGTTCCTCGTGGAGATTGCGCCCTACTCCATGCCCCGTGAAGTTTTCCACCACCTTGAAGCCCTCAGCTTCAGCATGATCCTGAATTGCGCCAGCAATATCCAGCAAGGAGTTGCCCGGCTTCACCTGCTCAATGCCCTTGTAGAGCGTTTCTTCCGCCACCCGAATCAGCTTGGCGGCCGCCGGCGACACCTGCTGCACACCGATGGTAATACAGGAATCGCCATGGAAACCCTGGAAATAAGCGCCCGTATCTACCTTCAGCACATCCCCTGCCCGAATCACCTGCTTGCGGCTGGGAATACCATGCACCACTTCATCGTTGATGCAGGCACAGATCGATGCGGGAAAGCCGTAGTATCCCTTAAAACTTGGCGTTGCGCCCATCTCCCGAATCCGTGCCTCTGCATAGGCATCCAAATCCGCCGTGGTCATTCCCGGCTGCACCCGTTCCGAAATTTCCTTGAGCACCGTGGCAACAATGGTTGCTGATTGGCGCATGATGGCGATTTCACTGGATGACTTGATGATGGCACCCCGCTGCTTACGAACACGTGGGGTAGGATCGGGCTTGGGCAAAAGGTCGGTGAGAAAATTCATGGGCGATCGCAGGATAGGTTCAGCACAATTAAGACAAGCAGCAAGCTGGGGAAAGGGTTTTGTCAGACGCCATCTGCCCCCAACTCGCAGGAGCAGGACTCTTCCCAGAATGCGCTTCTCCTAAGGTATCGCACCGCTGCCCCAGTCGCACAGGATGAGCACAAGACCAGGCATCCGCCCTCACGAGCCGACCAATACACGTTACAATCTGTTACAAATACAAGTTGAAACCTACGTCGTTTATTGAGTCGTTTTATGGCATTACAAGAAGGCGTCAAAGCTCCAGATTTCACCGTGAAAGACACCCACGGCAACACGATTACCCTGGCAGACTATGCCGGTAAGCATGTGGTGCTCTACTTCTATCCTAAGGATGATACCCCTGGCTGCACCAAGGAAGCCTGTAGCTTCCGCGATAACTATACGGCTTATCAAGGTAAGAATATTGCTGTATTTGGTGTGAGCACGGATAATGAAGCCTCCCACCAAGCCTTTACCAGTAAGTTTGACCTTCCCTTCCCACTCCTTGCTGATACCGAGGGTACTATCACCAAGGCCTATGATGTAGACGGCGGCGGCTATGCTAAGCGGGTCACCTATGTGATCGGCACAGATGGCATGATCACCAAGGTTTACACCAGCGTTAAGACCGATACCCACGCCACAGATATTTTGGCTGATTTGGGTCTATAGATCTCAGTCTATCTGAACAACAACTGATAAGACAGATGTGGGGGCGATTGGCTAAGTAGCGATCGCCCCTTCTTGTTTAACAGGAACACTATTTATTAAATTATTGTACCAAGACATGATGTCAGACTCACTTCACCCACATGGCTTGTCAGTTTGCTAAATTGGTTCTGGCAGTATAGTCAGACATTATTTCTTAAGAACATGAGCGACAACAAGGATAATCAAGCAAACGGTGATTCATTAGTTAAGCTATTGGTAGTGCCAATACTGGTAACTCTTATAGCTGGTGGGACATCTCCTTGGTGGATTCATTTCTTTCAAGGTGATCGAAATGCGAATGAAGTGACCACAGCCGTAGAAGGAAGAAGTACAGGTGTGCCTCAGTTGTCAGAAGAATTTCAAGACAATGATTCTTCAAGGATTCAGGGAACAGATAATACGTTGAATGACCAGTCAGTCAATGTTCAGGGCAGTGGTAGCCAAAGCGTTGTGCAGGGAACGGGTAATACTATAGTTCAAGGAGAAGGCAATCAACTTACTATCCGGCAGGAATCAGATGCTAGATCACGCGGTGAAGCTAATATTCCTGCAATCTACGGTTTATCTT from Leptolyngbya sp. CCY15150 carries:
- the purN gene encoding phosphoribosylglycinamide formyltransferase yields the protein MLDGLRQHPPIKLGILASGSGSNFEAIAQAIADQHLNAHIQVVVYNNPGAKAADRAAKFGIPAVLHNHRDYAQREDLDRAIIQTFQDYDATWLIMAGWMRRVTQVLIDAFPQRCLNIHPSLLPSFPGTHAVEQALAAGVAIAGCTVHRVELKVDSGPIIMQAAVPILPGDSADTLHPRVQVQEHRLYPAAIALTAWQNLQHGHKI
- the map gene encoding type I methionyl aminopeptidase, which codes for MNFLTDLLPKPDPTPRVRKQRGAIIKSSSEIAIMRQSATIVATVLKEISERVQPGMTTADLDAYAEARIREMGATPSFKGYYGFPASICACINDEVVHGIPSRKQVIRAGDVLKVDTGAYFQGFHGDSCITIGVQQVSPAAAKLIRVAEETLYKGIEQVKPGNSLLDIAGAIQDHAEAEGFKVVENFTGHGVGRNLHEEPSVFNVRTHDLPNVKLKAGMTLAIEPILNAGSKFTRTLADRWTVVTVDRSLSAQFEHTVLVTENGYEILTDRTRV
- a CDS encoding peroxiredoxin → MALQEGVKAPDFTVKDTHGNTITLADYAGKHVVLYFYPKDDTPGCTKEACSFRDNYTAYQGKNIAVFGVSTDNEASHQAFTSKFDLPFPLLADTEGTITKAYDVDGGGYAKRVTYVIGTDGMITKVYTSVKTDTHATDILADLGL